The following proteins come from a genomic window of Nitrospirae bacterium CG2_30_53_67:
- a CDS encoding asparagine--tRNA ligase — MTDRVWIEDISKYEGKEVLLQGWLYNRRSSGKLHFLQVRDGTGIIQCVVFKGDVSPELFDLADRISQESAIEVRGRVKRDERSPLGYELGVTDLSLVHEALDYPITPKEHGVAFLMDHRHLWLRSSRQHAILRIRHEVIRAVRDFFDGKGFTLLDAPIFTPNACEGTTTLFSTEYFETQAYLTQSGQLYNEAGAMAFGKVYCFGPTFRAEKSKTRRHLTEFWMVEPEMAYCDLNQDMDLAEEFVEFVIQRVLENRLPELKIIERDIEPLKRAKRPFPRITYSEAIEILRRKGNNTPWGEDLGGDEETLISDEFDRPVMIHRYPVKCKAFYMKTDPGHPEAALCVDMLAPEGYGEIIGGGQREDDYETLKEKILHHGLSPEVFGWYLDLRRYGSVPHAGFGMGIERAVAWICGLKHVRETIPFPRMMERLTP; from the coding sequence ATGACTGACCGCGTGTGGATTGAAGATATCTCCAAATATGAAGGCAAAGAAGTTCTGCTCCAGGGATGGCTCTACAACAGGCGCTCCAGCGGCAAACTCCATTTTCTTCAGGTCCGGGACGGAACAGGGATCATTCAATGCGTGGTTTTCAAGGGGGACGTCTCTCCGGAGCTTTTTGATCTGGCCGATAGGATTTCTCAGGAATCAGCCATAGAAGTCCGCGGCAGGGTCAAGAGGGATGAGAGATCACCCCTCGGGTATGAGCTGGGCGTTACTGATCTGTCGCTGGTGCATGAGGCCCTTGACTACCCGATCACGCCCAAGGAGCACGGCGTCGCCTTTCTCATGGATCACCGGCACCTCTGGCTCCGCTCCTCCCGCCAGCACGCCATCCTCCGGATCCGTCATGAAGTGATCCGGGCGGTACGCGATTTCTTTGACGGCAAGGGATTCACCCTTCTGGACGCTCCGATTTTTACCCCCAACGCCTGTGAGGGGACCACGACCCTTTTCAGCACCGAATATTTTGAGACCCAGGCCTACCTGACGCAGAGCGGGCAGCTCTACAACGAAGCCGGGGCCATGGCTTTCGGCAAGGTCTACTGTTTCGGTCCCACGTTCCGGGCGGAGAAGTCCAAGACCCGGCGCCACCTGACCGAGTTCTGGATGGTGGAGCCTGAGATGGCCTATTGCGACCTGAACCAGGATATGGATCTGGCCGAGGAGTTCGTGGAGTTCGTGATTCAGCGGGTGCTGGAAAACAGACTCCCTGAGTTGAAAATCATCGAGCGGGACATCGAACCTCTGAAGAGAGCCAAGCGGCCTTTCCCGAGGATCACCTATTCGGAGGCCATCGAAATCCTTCGTCGGAAAGGGAACAACACGCCATGGGGGGAGGACCTGGGGGGAGACGAGGAGACGCTGATCTCGGATGAGTTCGACCGGCCGGTCATGATCCACCGGTATCCGGTGAAGTGCAAGGCCTTTTACATGAAGACCGATCCGGGCCATCCGGAGGCGGCGCTCTGTGTGGACATGCTGGCCCCGGAAGGTTACGGGGAGATCATCGGAGGCGGCCAGCGTGAGGATGACTACGAGACGCTCAAAGAGAAGATCCTGCATCACGGTCTCTCTCCGGAGGTTTTCGGCTGGTATCTGGATCTACGCAGGTACGGTTCTGTGCCCCACGCCGGCTTCGGGATGGGGATTGAGCGGGCCGTGGCATGGATCTGCGGCTTGAAGCATGTGCGGGAAACCATCCCCTTCCCGAGGATGATGGAGCGGCTTACACCGTGA
- a CDS encoding transcription termination factor Rho — MPNTAGGVLKMTSKGGGVLRDPLFSFRKRPNDVAVPSRLIREYGLVEGAAVTGSIRKGPNGPELSSVESVCGLTPDAFCGRRPFKILTAIDPCERFHLAASGETSMRIVDLVAPIGKGTRGLIVSPPKAGKTMLLKQMANAIHADDPGTRIIFLLLDERPEEVTDFQRSVEAEVLSSSSDQSMQEHVDLAELTLAHIRTDLECGRNVVVLVDSLTRMGRAFNVKGSNSGRTLSGGLGAGALEIPRRFFGLARNIEGGGSVTIIATALVDTGSLMDQLIFEEFKGTGNSEIVLERSLAEAHIFPAINIRSSSTRKEERLYSEDESRRISTLRRALADLKPDEAMETLLRLIDKHPTNEDLLMSIPMGR; from the coding sequence ATGCCCAACACAGCCGGCGGCGTTTTAAAAATGACCAGCAAGGGAGGCGGCGTGCTGCGCGACCCCTTGTTTTCCTTTCGGAAAAGGCCCAATGATGTCGCTGTTCCGTCCAGACTCATTCGGGAGTATGGCCTCGTTGAGGGGGCTGCCGTCACCGGCTCCATCAGGAAGGGACCGAACGGGCCTGAACTCTCCTCGGTAGAGTCGGTCTGCGGCCTCACGCCCGATGCCTTTTGCGGCCGAAGGCCTTTTAAAATCCTTACAGCCATCGACCCTTGTGAACGGTTCCACCTGGCCGCATCGGGTGAGACGAGCATGCGTATCGTTGATCTTGTAGCGCCGATCGGCAAGGGCACACGGGGCCTGATTGTCTCTCCGCCCAAGGCCGGCAAGACCATGCTCCTGAAGCAGATGGCCAATGCCATCCATGCGGACGACCCCGGGACCCGGATCATCTTTCTGTTGCTCGATGAACGGCCTGAAGAAGTCACCGACTTTCAACGTTCCGTGGAAGCGGAGGTCCTCTCAAGCAGCAGCGATCAGAGCATGCAGGAGCACGTGGATCTGGCCGAATTGACACTCGCACATATCCGTACCGATCTTGAGTGCGGCCGTAATGTGGTGGTCCTGGTCGACAGCCTCACACGCATGGGGAGGGCTTTTAACGTTAAAGGTTCCAACTCGGGACGGACCCTTTCAGGCGGCCTGGGGGCAGGGGCGCTGGAGATTCCGCGCCGCTTTTTTGGCCTTGCGAGAAACATCGAGGGCGGCGGCTCCGTGACCATTATCGCCACGGCCCTGGTTGATACCGGCTCCCTCATGGACCAGTTGATCTTCGAAGAGTTCAAGGGGACCGGCAACAGCGAGATCGTCCTGGAGCGCTCCCTAGCTGAAGCCCATATCTTTCCGGCCATCAACATTCGCTCCAGCAGCACCCGGAAGGAAGAGCGGCTGTACAGTGAGGATGAGAGCCGGCGCATCTCAACGCTCCGCCGGGCACTGGCGGACCTGAAACCCGACGAAGCCATGGAAACGCTTCTGAGGCTGATCGATAAGCATCCAACCAACGAGGATCTCCTGATGAGCATTCCCATGGGCCGCTGA
- a CDS encoding tryptophan--tRNA ligase — MTKERVLSGMRPTGKLHLGNYLGALKNWKEMQETYDCFFFVADWHALTTEYASTSDIRTYIHEMLIDWLAVGIDPEKATIFVQSMVPDHAVLHLLLSMITPLPWLERCPTYKEQQQQLTEKDLSTFGFLGYPVLQAADILIYKAHKVPVGIDQVPHLELTREIGRRFNHLYGEVFPDPQAILAEIPKLPGTDGRKMSKSYDNCIYLSDSEEVIRNKVRNMMTDPQRKRRQDTGDPDVSPVFAYHKIFSSREEVERIAHECRTAGIGCVDCKKILAGNMIRKLSPIHEKRAAVAADKKRIIEIVEQGTASAARAASQTMAQVREAMKISF; from the coding sequence ATGACTAAAGAGCGGGTCTTAAGCGGGATGCGCCCGACAGGGAAACTCCATCTGGGGAACTACCTGGGGGCGCTGAAAAACTGGAAAGAGATGCAGGAAACCTATGATTGTTTCTTTTTTGTAGCCGACTGGCATGCCCTGACCACGGAGTACGCCTCAACCTCGGATATACGGACCTATATCCATGAGATGCTGATCGACTGGCTTGCGGTGGGGATCGACCCCGAAAAAGCCACGATCTTCGTCCAGTCCATGGTCCCGGACCATGCGGTTCTCCATCTCCTCCTTTCCATGATCACTCCCCTGCCTTGGCTGGAGCGCTGTCCCACCTATAAGGAACAGCAGCAGCAGCTCACGGAAAAGGATCTCTCCACGTTCGGATTCCTGGGCTATCCGGTGCTCCAGGCTGCGGACATCCTGATCTACAAGGCCCACAAGGTCCCGGTGGGCATTGATCAAGTCCCTCACCTCGAACTCACGAGGGAGATCGGCCGCCGGTTCAACCACCTGTATGGCGAGGTCTTTCCAGACCCCCAGGCCATCCTTGCAGAGATCCCGAAACTCCCTGGAACCGACGGCAGGAAGATGAGCAAGAGCTACGACAACTGCATCTACCTCTCCGATTCCGAGGAGGTGATCCGGAACAAGGTCCGGAACATGATGACCGATCCCCAGCGCAAGAGGAGACAGGACACCGGCGATCCCGATGTCTCCCCGGTCTTCGCATACCATAAGATTTTTTCCAGTCGTGAAGAGGTCGAACGGATTGCCCACGAATGCCGGACCGCGGGGATCGGATGTGTGGACTGTAAGAAAATCCTGGCCGGCAACATGATCCGGAAGCTCTCCCCGATCCATGAAAAGCGGGCCGCCGTCGCCGCAGACAAGAAACGGATCATCGAGATCGTTGAGCAGGGCACGGCATCGGCTGCAAGGGCCGCTTCGCAGACCATGGCTCAGGTCCGAGAGGCGATGAAGATTTCTTTTTGA
- a CDS encoding SMC-Scp complex subunit ScpB, whose amino-acid sequence MNETELIRVIEGLIFASETPISLEQLHEILEPEGLDKQAVRKAVADLARSLEEGNRAVQVIEAAGGYRLLTRKDLVVWIKKLRRPKKVRLSPASLEVLAIIAYKQPVTTPEIESIRGVNSSGVIKTLLDRNLIKITGRMDAVGNPIMYATTREFLEYFGLRSLKDLPTLKEFQEILEEHEENMPPEPEDASAVSPSPDGTSAEGGPGGQDVSEDQEIPEDNGITYEQNIKDAEDFAEDHQEDIL is encoded by the coding sequence ATGAACGAGACTGAATTGATCCGGGTCATTGAAGGGCTGATCTTCGCCTCGGAAACGCCCATCTCCCTGGAACAACTTCATGAGATCCTTGAACCCGAAGGCCTGGACAAACAGGCGGTCAGGAAGGCCGTCGCCGATCTCGCAAGATCCCTGGAAGAAGGGAACAGGGCCGTTCAAGTGATCGAGGCCGCGGGCGGATACCGCCTGCTCACACGCAAAGACCTCGTGGTCTGGATCAAGAAGCTCCGCCGTCCGAAAAAGGTCCGGCTTTCTCCGGCTTCGCTTGAAGTCCTGGCGATCATCGCCTACAAGCAGCCGGTCACAACCCCGGAGATCGAGTCGATCCGAGGGGTCAATTCATCCGGAGTCATCAAGACCCTGCTCGACAGGAATCTGATCAAAATTACAGGACGGATGGATGCGGTCGGCAATCCCATCATGTATGCCACGACCAGGGAGTTCCTGGAATACTTCGGGCTCCGATCCCTCAAGGACCTCCCGACCCTCAAGGAGTTTCAGGAGATCCTCGAGGAGCACGAGGAAAACATGCCTCCGGAACCGGAAGATGCAAGCGCCGTCTCTCCCTCTCCGGACGGAACCTCGGCTGAGGGGGGTCCGGGAGGTCAAGACGTGTCGGAAGATCAGGAAATTCCGGAGGATAACGGCATCACTTACGAGCAGAACATCAAGGATGCAGAGGACTTTGCGGAAGATCATCAGGAAGATATTTTATAG
- a CDS encoding pseudouridine synthase: MIRLQKAIADAGVASRREAEEMIRQGLVTVNGQVITHLGTQVDPEHCHIKVRGKLIQSQQKKVYLALNKPIGYVTTLKDPQNRSTIMELIRGGIKARLFPVGRLDCNSEGLIILTNDGELANEIMHPRRRMPKTYLVKVKGKLTPSKLDKLKRGVHLPDGLTAPAVIRNVRPLPVNTFLEITIHEGRKREIRRMFDKIGHSVLKLKRIRIGPVSLGGLPLGKFRKLNSDEIKRLTTWGVKEKKN; this comes from the coding sequence ATGATCCGTCTCCAGAAAGCCATTGCCGATGCCGGAGTTGCATCCAGAAGGGAGGCTGAAGAGATGATCAGGCAAGGCCTGGTCACGGTCAACGGTCAGGTGATCACCCATCTCGGGACACAGGTCGACCCGGAACACTGTCATATCAAGGTTCGCGGCAAGCTCATCCAATCACAGCAGAAAAAAGTCTACCTGGCCCTGAACAAACCGATCGGATATGTCACCACCCTCAAGGATCCGCAAAACCGCTCCACGATCATGGAATTGATCCGAGGGGGGATCAAAGCGCGCCTCTTCCCGGTGGGCCGTCTCGACTGCAACTCTGAAGGATTGATCATCCTCACCAATGACGGTGAACTCGCCAATGAGATCATGCACCCCAGGCGCCGCATGCCCAAGACCTACCTGGTCAAGGTGAAAGGAAAGCTGACCCCCTCAAAACTCGATAAACTGAAACGGGGGGTCCATCTCCCCGACGGGCTTACCGCTCCGGCCGTGATACGGAACGTCCGGCCTCTTCCTGTCAATACCTTCCTGGAGATCACCATCCATGAAGGGAGAAAGAGGGAGATCCGACGCATGTTTGATAAAATCGGGCATTCAGTCCTCAAACTCAAAAGGATCCGCATCGGCCCGGTCTCCCTGGGCGGCCTTCCCCTCGGGAAATTCAGAAAACTCAATTCCGATGAGATCAAACGACTGACCACATGGGGCGTCAAAGAGAAGAAAAACTGA
- a CDS encoding site-2 protease family protein, with the protein MDFAQYIQVAAVMAPPIIFSIILHEVAHGWVAEKFGDTTARSMGRLTLNPLPHIDLMGTILLPLFLILIGSKFLFGWAKPVPVNFRNLRNPKHDMIYVAGAGPATNLILALIFTLIYTVLVLSSPSLKVVFHIFISTLKIPSWGDHSAVSFLATPLVLMAGTGVVINILLMLFNLIPVPPLDGGRIMVGILPQKKAVALAKVEPYGMLILVLIIMSGILNFTIWPIFDRMIDFLL; encoded by the coding sequence ATGGACTTTGCTCAATATATTCAGGTTGCAGCGGTCATGGCGCCGCCCATTATCTTCTCCATTATCCTGCATGAGGTGGCTCATGGATGGGTTGCCGAAAAATTCGGGGATACCACGGCAAGAAGCATGGGGAGGTTGACGCTCAACCCCCTGCCCCATATCGACCTGATGGGGACCATCCTTCTGCCGCTCTTTCTGATCCTGATCGGGTCGAAATTTCTCTTCGGCTGGGCCAAACCGGTCCCGGTCAATTTCAGAAACCTTAGGAATCCGAAACACGATATGATCTATGTCGCAGGCGCCGGGCCGGCAACCAATCTGATCCTGGCTCTGATCTTTACATTGATCTACACGGTCCTCGTCCTATCCTCTCCTTCGCTCAAGGTGGTATTCCATATATTTATATCAACATTAAAGATCCCTTCCTGGGGAGACCATTCCGCGGTATCTTTCCTGGCCACACCCCTGGTCCTGATGGCGGGCACGGGCGTGGTCATCAACATCCTGCTGATGCTTTTTAACCTGATCCCCGTGCCGCCTCTGGACGGCGGAAGGATCATGGTGGGGATTCTCCCGCAGAAAAAAGCCGTGGCCCTGGCCAAGGTTGAACCCTATGGAATGCTCATCCTGGTCCTGATCATCATGAGCGGCATTCTGAACTTCACCATCTGGCCGATCTTCGACCGGATGATCGATTTCCTGTTATGA